Proteins encoded together in one Porites lutea chromosome 2, jaPorLute2.1, whole genome shotgun sequence window:
- the LOC140927457 gene encoding uncharacterized protein: MAARMHARDFGNKFWICRKGFYLKDIKNRLFHSFGLKDILLKRLKDMNIEKPTAIQEKALGTVMEGEDVVINAETGSGKTLCYLLPIINKLLVDKELLSRPPYAVVLLPSIELCHQVASVFRSLAHDALHPCIVHRESKLMVNPNYSIIVATANSLCNYSLSSLSNVQVVVIDEADLLLTSGGNNLWEILSFFKGVDSLKAKKKKRHLARQQKASRQHNAVDDENVTSDSPRRTEIKFTSDAKREICQPEMTFTPPPKRQFVFVAATLPHHGPKSAFSVLKDWVPEAEFVSTDLVHQILPTVDIFYVRVQEAEKLPALLRCLNSLAGLIKYPFAHAEKKSNEKMDFKFEESVDFSSDISFGKDTCKTEKMYLSNKKTEILDAHKSKFKDRALEERDFATSFGNVSWENLRVLVFVNSARAAEQAFDFLRPGEVEESNSISWKHGTKSDESSTTWQAELDNGDGSKKDAPSYFVTHTGSKDIWIGRVGMIHKRVPLSQRIETLNKFKSEELKVLICTDLASRGLDIQDVSHVIQLDFAPNAAHMLHRAGRTARAGTSGRVINLVTKDDEDLATALQACEDPSSGRRYESHFSRQRQFRRRLKKKLQGQLKREAEEVCEL; the protein is encoded by the exons ATGGCGGCTCGCATGCATGCGAGAGACTTTGGAAACAAATTTTGGATTTGCAGAAAAGGGTTTTATTTAAAGGACATTAAAAACCGTTTGTTTCATTCATTTGGACTTAAAGACATTTTGCTTAAGAGACTGAAAGATATGAACATCGAGAAACCAACCGCCATTCAAGAAAAG GCCCTGGGAACTGTTATGGAAGGAGAAGACGTAGTAATCAATGCAGAAACTGGAAGCGGCAAAACACTCT GTTACTTGCTACCCATTATAAACAAACTGCTTGTTGATAAGGAGCTGCTTTCCCGACCACCTTATGCTGTTGTTTTGCTGCCAAGTATTGAGCTGTGTCACCAG GTTGCCAGTGTTTTCCGTAGTCTAGCACATGACGCACTTCATCCATGCATTGTTCACAGAGAGTCCAAACTTATGGTTAACCCTAATTATTCAATTATAGTGGCCACAGCCAACTCACTGTGTAACTACAGCCTAAGCTCTCTGAGCAATGTTCAAGTTGTGGTTATTGATGAAGCAGATCTGTTACTGACTAGTGGAGGAAATAATCTATGGGAAATCCTTAGCTTTTTTAAGGGTGTTGACAGCTTGAAggccaagaagaaaaaaaggcactTGGCAAGGCAACAAAAAGCTTCCAGACAACATAATGCTGTTGATGATGAGAATGTTACAAGTGACTCACCCAGACGAACAGAAATTAAATTCACTTCTGATGCTAAAAGAGAAATTTGTCAACCTGAGATGACCTTCACACCACCTCCAAAAAGGCAATTTGTTTTTGTCGCAGCCACATTGCCCCATCATGGCCCAAAATCTGCTTTCAGTGTGCTGAAAGACTGGGTTCCAGAAGCAGAATTTGTGTCCACTGATTTAGTCCACCAAATTTTGCCCACGGTGGATATATTTTATGTGCGTGTACAAGAAGCTGAAAAGTTGCCTGCGTTATTACGTTGCCTTAACAGCCTTGCAGGACTGATTAAATACCCATTCGCTCATGCTGAAAAGAAGAGTAATGAGAAAATGGATTTCAAATTTGAGGAAAGTGTTGATTTTAGTTCTGATATTTCTTTTGGCAAAGATAcatgtaaaactgagaaaatgTATCTATCAAACAAAAAGACTGAAATCTTGGATGCTCACAAATCAAAGTTTAAGGATCGAGCCTTGGAAGAGAGAGACTTTGCAACATCGTTTGGAAATGTAAGTTGGGAAAATCTCAGGGTATTAGTATTTGTAAACTCTGCAAGAGCAGCTGAGCAAGCCTTTGACTTTCTAAGACCTGGAGAAGTAGAGGAAAGCAACTCAATTTCTTGGAAACATGGAACTAAAAGTGATGAAAGTTCAACTACATGGCAAGCTGAGTTAGACAATGGTGATGGCAGCAAAAAAGATGCCCCAAGTTATTTTGTGACACACACCGGTAGCAAGGACATCTGGATTGGACGAGTTGGAATGATTCACAAAAGGGTTCCTCTTTCTCAGAGAATAGAAACACTAAACAAGTTTAAATCGGAGGAGCTGAAAGTTTTAATATGCACTGACCTGGCATCTAGAGGATTGGATATTCAGGATGTAAGTCATGTGATTCAGTTGGACTTTGCTCCCAATGCGGCACACATGCTTCATCGGGCAGGACGGACAGCAAGGGCAGGTACATCAGGAAGAG TTATTAATTTGGTTACTAAAGACGATGAAGATTTGGCAACAGCTCTTCAAGCTTGTGAAGACCCCTCCAGTGGTAGGAGATATGAATCCCACTTCAGCCGACAACGACAATTTAGGAGACGGCTTAAGAAGAAGTTACAGGGTCAACTTAAAAGGGAAGCTGAAGAAGTCTGTGAGTTATAG